A portion of the Pectobacterium brasiliense genome contains these proteins:
- the dgoR gene encoding D-galactonate utilization transcriptional regulator DgoR: MNKQELSKTDRIILDIGQQIVGGKYAPGTPLPAEAELCEEFQTSRNIIREVFRALMAKRLVEVKRYRGAFVAARNQWNYLDTDVLQWVLASDYDPRLISAMSEVRNLVEPTIARWAAERATSSELAVIEAALNDMISNHQNRDAFNEADIRFHEAVLAAVHNPVLQQLSVAISSLQRAVFERTYMPDEDNMPRTLREHQDLYDAIRHQDIEAAERAALTMIASSTKRLKDIT, from the coding sequence ATGAATAAGCAGGAATTAAGCAAAACCGACCGCATCATTCTGGATATTGGCCAACAGATCGTTGGCGGGAAATACGCGCCAGGCACGCCGTTACCCGCAGAAGCTGAGCTGTGTGAAGAGTTTCAGACCTCGCGCAACATCATTCGCGAAGTGTTCAGAGCGCTGATGGCGAAAAGGCTGGTGGAAGTGAAACGGTATCGCGGCGCGTTTGTGGCCGCGCGTAACCAGTGGAATTACCTGGATACCGACGTTCTGCAATGGGTTCTGGCAAGCGATTACGACCCACGGCTGATCAGCGCGATGAGCGAAGTACGTAATCTGGTGGAGCCGACGATTGCCCGCTGGGCTGCCGAACGGGCGACCTCAAGCGAGCTGGCAGTGATTGAAGCGGCGCTGAACGACATGATTTCTAACCATCAGAATCGCGACGCATTTAATGAAGCGGATATTCGCTTCCATGAGGCGGTATTGGCGGCGGTGCATAACCCGGTATTACAGCAGTTGAGCGTCGCGATTAGTTCCTTGCAGCGTGCGGTGTTCGAGCGCACCTATATGCCGGACGAAGACAACATGCCACGGACATTACGTGAGCATCAGGATCTCTACGATGCCATTCGGCATCAGGATATTGAAGCAGCAGAGCGGGCGGCGTTGACCATGATCGCCAGCTCGACCAAACGGTTAAAGGACATTACATGA
- a CDS encoding 2-dehydro-3-deoxygalactonokinase — protein MSESYIAIDWGSTNLRAWLYLDGVCIDSVKSEAGVTRLNGQTPQQVFQQIVAPWQQHNVPVVMAGMIGSNAGWLSVPYLSCPTRLTDVAHRLTRVEEAQPLAAWIVPGLSIAQDDNCNVIRGEETQLIGAYSECPSSLYLMPGTHSKWVRADDSNVLDFRTVMTGELHHLLMTQSLIGVGLTEQQPSSTAFQQGLELGFADDNIIRCLFETRAAHVLGRLEKSAVSDWLSGLLIGNEVSQMQRHYQVAAGDSITLIGSPALTARYEKALQQAGLRWQQLDGDRAFQAGIRSIVNELEY, from the coding sequence ATGAGTGAAAGCTATATCGCCATTGACTGGGGTTCGACCAATCTGCGGGCGTGGCTGTATCTGGACGGCGTCTGTATCGACAGCGTGAAGTCTGAAGCGGGCGTCACGCGTTTGAACGGTCAGACGCCGCAGCAGGTTTTTCAGCAGATCGTTGCGCCGTGGCAGCAGCACAACGTGCCTGTCGTGATGGCGGGCATGATTGGCAGCAATGCGGGCTGGCTTTCCGTGCCGTATCTGTCATGCCCGACTCGCCTGACGGATGTCGCTCATCGCCTGACGCGCGTGGAAGAAGCCCAGCCGTTGGCCGCTTGGATTGTGCCGGGGTTGAGTATTGCGCAGGACGATAACTGCAATGTGATTCGCGGTGAAGAAACCCAGCTGATTGGCGCATATAGCGAATGTCCTTCCTCTCTTTATTTAATGCCGGGAACCCACTCGAAATGGGTGCGGGCTGATGACAGCAACGTGCTGGATTTTCGCACGGTGATGACCGGTGAACTGCATCACCTGCTGATGACACAGTCGCTAATTGGCGTGGGGCTGACCGAGCAGCAGCCGTCCTCTACCGCTTTCCAGCAAGGGCTGGAGCTGGGCTTTGCCGACGACAATATCATCCGCTGCCTGTTTGAAACCCGCGCGGCGCATGTGCTGGGGCGTCTGGAGAAAAGTGCCGTGAGCGACTGGCTATCCGGGCTGCTGATTGGCAACGAAGTCTCACAAATGCAACGCCACTATCAGGTGGCGGCCGGAGACAGCATCACACTCATCGGGTCCCCTGCGCTGACCGCGCGCTACGAAAAAGCATTACAACAAGCTGGATTGCGCTGGCAGCAGCTGGATGGCGATCGGGCTTTTCAGGCAGGAATAAGGAGCATTGTTAATGAGCTGGAATACTAA
- a CDS encoding 2-dehydro-3-deoxy-6-phosphogalactonate aldolase, which translates to MSWNTNLPLIAILRGITPDEVLEHVAALLDAGFDAVEIPLNSPNPYESIQLAVEHFGDRALIGAGTVLKADYVDKLQEIGSKLVVTPNISPEVIRRAVGYGMMVCPGCATATEAFTALDAGAQSLKIFPSSAFGPDYIKALKAVLPKDVPVFAVGGVTPENLKDYLSAGCIGAGLGSDLYRAGQSVDVTAQKAHAFVNAYKDAVQ; encoded by the coding sequence ATGAGCTGGAATACTAATCTTCCCTTGATTGCGATTCTGCGCGGTATCACGCCGGACGAGGTGCTGGAACATGTCGCGGCGCTGCTGGATGCCGGATTCGATGCGGTAGAGATCCCGCTGAATTCGCCGAATCCGTATGAAAGTATTCAACTGGCGGTAGAGCATTTTGGCGATCGTGCCCTGATTGGTGCTGGCACGGTACTGAAAGCCGACTATGTCGATAAATTACAGGAAATTGGCAGCAAGTTAGTGGTTACGCCCAACATTTCCCCCGAGGTGATTCGCCGGGCAGTGGGTTACGGCATGATGGTGTGCCCTGGCTGTGCTACTGCGACGGAGGCCTTCACGGCGCTGGATGCGGGGGCGCAATCGCTGAAAATTTTCCCGTCATCCGCGTTTGGGCCTGACTACATCAAGGCACTGAAAGCGGTATTGCCAAAAGACGTTCCCGTCTTTGCCGTCGGTGGCGTCACGCCGGAAAACCTGAAGGATTACCTTAGTGCGGGCTGCATCGGTGCCGGGTTAGGCAGCGATCTGTATCGAGCCGGTCAGTCGGTTGACGTTACCGCGCAAAAAGCACATGCATTTGTTAACGCCTATAAGGACGCTGTTCAATGA
- the dgoD gene encoding galactonate dehydratase, with product MKITKITTYRLPPRWMFLKIETDEGIVGWGEPVIEGRARTVEAAVHELSDYLIGQDPARINDIWQVLYRAGFYRGGPILMSAIAGIDQALWDIKGKALGVPVYQLLGGLVRDKIKAYSWVGGDRPSEVIAGIKKLTDIGFDTFKLNGCEEMGIIDNSRKVDAAVAVVAEIREAFGNSIEFGLDFHGRVDAPMAKILIKELEPYRPLFIEEPVLAEQAEYYPRLAAQTHLPIAAGERMFSRFDFKRVLADGGLAIIQPDLSHAGGITECFKIAAMAEAYDVALAPHCPLGPIALASCLHLDFVARNAVLQEQSMGIHYNKGAELLDYVINKEDFAMTDGHFYPLNKPGLGVEINEELVIERSKNAPDWRNPVWRYPDGAVAEW from the coding sequence ATGAAAATTACCAAAATCACCACGTACCGGCTGCCGCCACGCTGGATGTTCCTGAAGATTGAAACCGATGAAGGCATTGTCGGCTGGGGCGAGCCGGTTATCGAAGGCCGTGCACGCACCGTTGAAGCCGCCGTTCACGAGCTGTCTGACTATCTGATTGGGCAAGATCCGGCACGCATCAACGATATCTGGCAGGTGCTTTACCGCGCGGGCTTCTACCGCGGCGGCCCGATCCTGATGAGCGCTATCGCGGGTATCGATCAGGCATTGTGGGACATCAAAGGCAAGGCGCTGGGTGTACCGGTTTATCAGTTACTGGGCGGGCTGGTGCGCGATAAGATCAAAGCCTACAGCTGGGTGGGCGGCGATCGTCCTTCCGAAGTGATCGCAGGCATCAAGAAGCTGACCGACATTGGTTTCGATACCTTCAAGCTGAACGGCTGTGAAGAGATGGGGATCATTGATAACTCGCGCAAAGTGGATGCGGCGGTGGCCGTGGTCGCGGAAATTCGCGAAGCCTTTGGCAACAGCATCGAGTTCGGTCTGGATTTCCACGGTCGTGTGGATGCGCCGATGGCGAAAATCCTGATCAAAGAGCTGGAACCGTACCGTCCGCTGTTTATTGAAGAACCCGTGCTGGCTGAACAGGCGGAATACTATCCTCGTCTGGCGGCGCAAACCCACCTGCCGATTGCAGCGGGTGAGCGTATGTTCTCACGCTTTGATTTCAAACGCGTGCTGGCAGACGGCGGACTGGCCATTATTCAGCCTGACCTGTCTCACGCAGGCGGTATTACCGAGTGCTTTAAAATTGCCGCCATGGCGGAAGCCTATGATGTCGCGCTGGCACCACACTGTCCATTAGGCCCAATTGCACTGGCTTCCTGTTTGCATCTCGACTTTGTTGCGCGTAATGCCGTATTACAAGAGCAAAGTATGGGCATCCATTATAATAAAGGTGCCGAGCTGTTGGATTATGTTATCAATAAAGAAGACTTTGCTATGACTGACGGCCATTTCTATCCATTAAATAAACCGGGCCTCGGCGTGGAAATTAATGAAGAACTGGTTATTGAACGTAGTAAAAATGCGCCAGACTGGCGTAACCCGGTGTGGCGTTATCCTGACGGTGCCGTCGCCGAGTGGTAA
- a CDS encoding MFS transporter, which produces MDMTLTTRPTKRRYFTLLMIFITVVICYVDRANLAVASAHIQEEFGITKTQMGYIFSAFAWTYTLCQIPGGWFLDRVGSKVTYFIAIMGWSIATLLQGFATGLASLIGLRAVTGLFEAPAFPTNNRMVTSWFPEQERASAVGFYTSGQFVGLAFLTPLLIWLQEILSWHWVFIVTGGVGIVWAIIWHFVYQPPKKSKGINQAELDYIAEGGGIVDGDAPTEKKARTPLTAADWKLVFNRKLVGVYIGQFAVTSTLWFFLTWFPNYLTQEKQISALTAGFMTTVPFLAAFVGVLLSGFVADRLVRSGKSIGLARKTPIICGLLISTCIMGANYTNDPVWIMTLMALAFFGNGFASITWSLVSSLAPIRLIGLTGGVFNFVGGLGGITVPLIIGYLAQDYGFAPALTYIAGVALVGALSYILLVGEVKRVG; this is translated from the coding sequence ATGGATATGACATTAACTACCCGTCCTACAAAACGGCGTTATTTCACCTTGCTGATGATTTTTATTACGGTCGTCATCTGCTATGTGGATCGCGCTAACCTGGCTGTGGCGTCGGCACATATTCAGGAAGAGTTCGGCATTACAAAAACACAAATGGGCTATATCTTTTCCGCGTTTGCCTGGACTTATACGTTATGCCAAATACCCGGCGGCTGGTTCCTTGACCGCGTCGGTTCAAAGGTCACCTATTTTATCGCCATTATGGGGTGGTCGATTGCTACGTTGCTGCAAGGTTTTGCCACGGGTCTGGCGTCATTGATTGGTTTGCGTGCGGTGACCGGGCTGTTTGAAGCGCCTGCGTTTCCGACGAATAACCGCATGGTGACCAGCTGGTTCCCTGAGCAAGAACGTGCTTCTGCCGTTGGATTCTATACGTCAGGGCAGTTTGTTGGTCTGGCATTTCTTACGCCATTGCTCATCTGGTTGCAGGAGATCCTGAGCTGGCACTGGGTGTTCATTGTCACCGGCGGCGTCGGTATTGTCTGGGCAATTATCTGGCACTTTGTTTATCAGCCACCGAAGAAAAGCAAAGGGATCAATCAGGCCGAGCTGGATTACATTGCCGAAGGCGGCGGTATCGTTGATGGTGATGCCCCGACTGAGAAAAAAGCGCGTACGCCATTAACGGCGGCCGACTGGAAACTGGTGTTTAACCGCAAGCTGGTCGGCGTGTATATCGGACAGTTTGCCGTGACCTCTACGCTGTGGTTCTTCCTGACGTGGTTCCCGAACTATCTGACGCAGGAAAAACAGATTAGTGCACTGACGGCAGGCTTTATGACGACGGTACCTTTCCTGGCGGCGTTCGTTGGCGTGTTGCTGTCTGGGTTTGTGGCGGACCGTCTGGTGCGTAGCGGAAAATCGATTGGTCTGGCGCGTAAAACGCCGATTATCTGTGGGCTGCTAATTTCAACCTGCATCATGGGGGCGAACTACACCAACGATCCGGTATGGATTATGACGTTGATGGCGCTGGCATTCTTTGGCAATGGTTTTGCCTCCATCACCTGGTCGCTGGTGTCGTCGCTGGCACCGATTCGCCTGATTGGTCTGACGGGTGGGGTATTCAACTTTGTCGGCGGTCTGGGCGGTATCACGGTGCCATTGATTATTGGCTATCTGGCGCAGGATTACGGTTTTGCTCCGGCGCTGACCTATATTGCTGGCGTAGCGCTGGTCGGCGCACTGTCTTACATCTTACTGGTGGGTGAAGTGAAACGTGTAGGCTAA
- the bhsA gene encoding multiple stress resistance protein BhsA — translation MKNVKLFAAAAVLSALSFGTFAADQVSSQQAQSLEKVGVVSATARSLDSLQAQLAQKAEKAGASAFTITSATGDNQLRGVAVIYK, via the coding sequence ATGAAAAACGTAAAACTCTTCGCCGCTGCTGCCGTACTGTCTGCCCTGTCTTTTGGTACTTTCGCTGCCGATCAGGTGTCTTCGCAACAGGCACAGAGTCTGGAAAAAGTGGGTGTCGTTAGTGCTACCGCCCGTAGCCTGGATTCACTGCAAGCACAGCTGGCTCAGAAAGCAGAAAAAGCTGGTGCCAGCGCCTTCACTATCACGTCTGCAACAGGTGACAACCAACTGCGCGGCGTCGCCGTTATCTACAAATAA
- the ssuB gene encoding aliphatic sulfonates ABC transporter ATP-binding protein, which yields MTAFTDSATHAHSPSPLTKGTPLALDAITKHYGHRTVLNDVQLRIPSGQFVAIVGRSGCGKSTLLRLLAGLEAASSGQLLTGTAPLSSAKDDTRLMFQEARLLPWKKVIDNVGLGLRGNWREKAQEALASVGLADRANDWPAALSGGQKQRVALARALIHHPRLLLLDEPLGALDALTRIEMQSLIENLWLQHGFTVLLVTHDVSEAIALADRVILIEEGRVGLDITVDLPRPRRRGSAKLAELEARVLERVLAPTSPPLPQQAAI from the coding sequence ATGACCGCTTTTACCGATTCTGCAACGCACGCGCATTCACCGTCGCCGCTCACCAAGGGGACGCCGCTGGCGCTGGATGCTATCACCAAGCACTACGGCCACCGCACCGTACTGAATGATGTGCAACTGCGCATTCCGTCCGGGCAATTTGTTGCCATCGTCGGTCGCAGCGGCTGCGGTAAAAGCACCCTGCTGCGCCTGCTCGCGGGTTTGGAAGCGGCCAGCAGCGGCCAACTGCTGACCGGCACCGCGCCGCTCAGTAGCGCGAAAGACGACACACGACTGATGTTTCAGGAAGCACGGCTGCTACCGTGGAAAAAGGTGATCGATAATGTCGGGCTGGGGCTGCGCGGCAACTGGCGTGAGAAAGCGCAGGAGGCGCTAGCCTCCGTCGGGCTGGCAGATCGCGCGAATGACTGGCCAGCCGCGCTGTCCGGTGGTCAGAAACAGCGCGTCGCGCTGGCACGCGCGCTCATTCACCATCCACGTTTGCTGCTGTTGGATGAACCGCTTGGGGCGCTGGATGCCTTGACCCGCATCGAGATGCAAAGCCTGATCGAAAATCTGTGGCTCCAACACGGGTTCACCGTACTGCTGGTGACGCACGATGTCTCCGAAGCTATTGCGCTGGCCGACCGGGTTATTCTGATCGAAGAAGGCCGCGTAGGACTGGACATCACGGTTGATTTGCCACGACCACGACGTCGTGGATCGGCAAAACTGGCAGAACTGGAAGCCCGCGTGCTTGAGCGCGTGCTGGCACCGACTTCACCGCCGTTGCCTCAGCAGGCGGCAATATAG
- the ssuC gene encoding aliphatic sulfonate ABC transporter permease SsuC, translated as MARTLSSLAQRFAPFLLPVTLLVAWQVSVEFGWLSNRILPAPSSVITAGWSLISSGELWQHLAISGWRALIGFAIGGSIGLVLGFITGLSRWGERLLDSSVQMIRNVPHLALIPLVILWFGIDEAAKIFLVALGTLFPVYLNTYHGIKNIDRGLLEMARSYGLSGLSLFSQVVLPGALPSIMVGIRFALGFMWLTLIVAETISANSGIGYLAMNAREFLQTDVVVVAIILYALLGKLADVSAQGLERIWLRWNPAYQTSSGDAS; from the coding sequence ATGGCAAGAACGCTCTCTTCACTGGCACAGCGCTTTGCACCTTTCCTGCTCCCCGTAACGCTGCTGGTTGCGTGGCAGGTATCCGTCGAGTTCGGTTGGCTATCCAACCGGATTCTGCCTGCGCCCAGTTCGGTGATTACCGCAGGTTGGTCGCTCATCTCTAGCGGCGAACTGTGGCAGCATCTGGCTATCAGCGGCTGGCGCGCCCTGATCGGGTTTGCTATCGGTGGCAGCATCGGATTGGTGCTTGGCTTTATCACCGGGCTGTCGCGCTGGGGCGAGCGTCTGCTGGACAGCTCAGTGCAGATGATCCGCAACGTTCCTCATCTGGCGCTGATTCCGCTGGTGATTCTGTGGTTCGGCATTGATGAGGCGGCCAAGATCTTTCTGGTGGCGCTGGGCACGCTGTTCCCGGTTTATCTCAACACTTATCACGGCATTAAAAACATCGATCGCGGCCTGCTGGAGATGGCACGCAGCTACGGATTGTCCGGCCTGAGCCTGTTTTCTCAGGTGGTGCTGCCCGGCGCGCTGCCGTCCATCATGGTCGGCATTCGTTTTGCGCTGGGCTTTATGTGGCTGACGCTGATCGTCGCGGAAACTATCTCTGCCAACTCCGGCATCGGTTACCTCGCCATGAACGCCCGTGAGTTCCTGCAAACGGACGTGGTGGTGGTCGCCATCATTCTTTACGCCCTGCTCGGCAAGCTGGCCGATGTCAGCGCTCAAGGGCTGGAGCGCATTTGGCTGCGCTGGAATCCGGCTTATCAAACCTCATCGGGGGACGCATCATGA
- the ssuD gene encoding FMNH2-dependent alkanesulfonate monooxygenase produces the protein MSLNVFWFLPTHGDGRYLGSTEGARHVDYSYLQQVAQAAERQGFGGVLLPTGRSCEDSWLVAASLIPVTQRLKFLVALRPGVISPTIAARQAATLDRLSNGRALFNLVTGGDPEELAAEGLFLSHEERYEASAEFTHIWRRLLEGKTVDFAGKHIQVKDAKLLYPPVQQPRPPLYFGGSSEAAQNLAAEQVDLYLTWGEPPEQVKEKLAEVRAKAAAQGREVRFGIRLHVIVRETTEEAWQAADRLISHLDEKTIADAQAALARFDSVGQQRMAALHGGKKDKLEISPNLWAGIGLVRGGAGTALVGDGPTVAERIQEYADLGIDTFILSGYPHLEEAYRVGELLFPHLDLAQQPTPLHTVNTAGELIANRYVPRKVSQS, from the coding sequence ATGAGTCTTAACGTATTCTGGTTTCTGCCCACCCACGGAGACGGTCGCTATCTTGGTAGCACCGAGGGCGCACGTCATGTTGACTACAGCTATCTGCAACAGGTGGCGCAAGCCGCCGAGCGGCAAGGATTTGGCGGCGTGCTGCTGCCGACAGGCCGCTCCTGCGAGGATTCCTGGCTGGTTGCGGCATCACTCATTCCGGTGACGCAGCGGCTGAAGTTTCTCGTCGCCCTACGCCCCGGCGTGATTTCCCCCACCATCGCCGCCCGTCAGGCCGCCACGCTAGACAGGCTGTCTAACGGACGCGCGCTGTTCAATCTGGTGACCGGCGGCGACCCGGAAGAACTGGCCGCCGAAGGGCTGTTCCTCAGCCACGAAGAGCGCTACGAAGCCTCGGCGGAATTTACCCACATCTGGCGCAGGCTGCTGGAAGGCAAAACCGTCGATTTCGCAGGGAAACACATTCAGGTCAAAGACGCCAAACTGCTATACCCGCCCGTGCAGCAGCCGCGTCCGCCGCTCTACTTTGGCGGCTCTTCCGAGGCGGCACAGAATCTGGCGGCAGAACAGGTCGATCTCTACCTGACGTGGGGCGAACCGCCTGAGCAGGTTAAAGAAAAGCTGGCGGAAGTCCGCGCCAAAGCGGCGGCACAGGGGCGTGAGGTTCGCTTCGGTATTCGCCTGCACGTCATCGTGCGGGAAACCACCGAAGAAGCCTGGCAGGCCGCCGATCGGCTGATTTCTCATCTGGATGAAAAAACCATCGCCGATGCGCAGGCGGCGCTGGCGCGTTTCGATTCCGTTGGTCAGCAGCGCATGGCCGCCCTGCACGGTGGTAAAAAGGACAAGCTGGAGATTAGCCCAAATCTGTGGGCTGGTATCGGTCTGGTACGCGGCGGCGCAGGCACAGCGCTGGTTGGCGATGGTCCGACGGTGGCCGAGCGCATTCAGGAATACGCCGATCTCGGCATTGATACCTTCATTCTGTCCGGCTATCCGCATCTGGAAGAGGCATATCGCGTGGGTGAATTGCTGTTCCCACACCTCGATCTGGCGCAGCAACCTACGCCGCTGCATACGGTGAACACCGCGGGAGAGTTGATTGCTAACCGCTATGTGCCGCGTAAAGTCTCGCAAAGCTGA
- a CDS encoding sulfonate ABC transporter substrate-binding protein, which translates to MSLMMKKSVTEGRGENAPLWSNLTARLRQLPAILAASALLLVSAAYAQDSVPTQLRVGYQKGSVSLVLAKSHQLLEKQFPNTKISWVEFPAGPQMLEALNVGSIDLGGTGDIPPIFAQAAGADLLYVGVEPPKPQAEVILVREDSPVKTVADLKGRKVAFQKGSSAHNTLLRALQRDGLKFTDIKPTYLTPADARAAFQQGNVDAWAIWDPYYSAALLEGGVRVLIDSSGLEKTGSFYLAGRPYAEAHGTFIRQVLDVLTKADALTISDRAQSVTLLANAVGLPEKVIETALDHRPPTTVEPLDAATIKAQQSTADLFYENRLVPVKVNIAERVWRPKAN; encoded by the coding sequence ATGTCATTGATGATGAAAAAATCGGTCACGGAAGGACGTGGAGAAAACGCACCATTGTGGAGCAACCTGACAGCGCGGCTACGTCAGCTCCCCGCTATTCTGGCCGCCAGCGCCCTGCTGCTCGTATCCGCCGCCTATGCACAGGACAGCGTGCCAACGCAGCTGCGCGTCGGCTATCAGAAAGGTTCGGTCAGTCTGGTGCTGGCAAAATCACACCAGCTGCTGGAAAAACAGTTCCCCAACACCAAAATCAGCTGGGTTGAATTCCCCGCCGGCCCGCAGATGCTGGAAGCGCTCAATGTGGGCAGCATCGATCTGGGCGGCACCGGTGATATCCCCCCTATTTTTGCGCAGGCCGCTGGTGCTGACCTGCTGTATGTCGGCGTCGAACCGCCGAAGCCTCAGGCCGAAGTGATTCTGGTGCGGGAAGACAGCCCGGTGAAAACCGTTGCTGACTTAAAAGGCCGCAAAGTCGCCTTCCAGAAAGGTTCCAGCGCACACAATACGCTGTTGCGAGCGCTGCAACGCGACGGGCTGAAATTCACCGATATCAAACCGACCTACCTAACCCCAGCTGACGCCCGCGCCGCCTTCCAGCAAGGCAACGTCGATGCATGGGCAATCTGGGATCCCTACTATTCCGCCGCGCTGCTGGAAGGCGGCGTTCGCGTGCTGATCGACAGCAGCGGGCTGGAGAAAACCGGCTCCTTCTATCTGGCTGGCCGTCCTTACGCCGAGGCGCACGGCACCTTTATTCGTCAGGTACTGGACGTGCTAACCAAAGCGGATGCCTTAACGATCAGCGACCGGGCGCAAAGCGTCACGCTGCTGGCAAACGCGGTAGGGCTGCCGGAAAAAGTGATTGAAACGGCGCTCGACCATCGTCCACCGACTACCGTCGAACCGCTGGATGCTGCCACGATCAAGGCCCAGCAATCCACTGCCGACCTGTTTTATGAAAATCGTCTGGTGCCAGTGAAGGTCAATATCGCAGAGCGCGTCTGGCGTCCCAAGGCGAACTAA
- a CDS encoding PTS sugar transporter subunit IIB translates to MKRIMLCCSAGMSTSLLMRKMKEAASARSLDVEIAAYAAHEFDEQVGKYDVVLLGPQVKYMLASFQEKAEGKGVPVAAIDMMDYGMQRGDNVLDFAFSLIEKSGQPL, encoded by the coding sequence ATGAAAAGGATCATGCTTTGTTGTTCCGCTGGGATGTCTACCAGCCTTTTGATGAGAAAGATGAAGGAGGCGGCCAGCGCACGTAGTCTGGACGTCGAGATTGCCGCCTACGCCGCCCATGAATTTGATGAGCAGGTCGGGAAGTATGACGTTGTGCTGCTGGGGCCACAGGTGAAATATATGCTGGCGTCCTTTCAGGAGAAAGCCGAGGGAAAAGGCGTGCCCGTGGCAGCGATAGACATGATGGATTACGGTATGCAGCGCGGTGACAACGTGCTGGATTTTGCCTTTTCACTGATCGAAAAATCAGGACAACCGCTATGA
- a CDS encoding PTS cellobiose transporter subunit IIC, with protein MSGLYQSMVNIIEQKITPLAGVVGQQRHIIAIRDGFIAALPFMIIGSFMLVFIFPPFAPDTTLGFARAWLDFSVAYREQLMLPYYLSMGVMTFFISVGIGASLGKHYKLDPIMTGLLALMAFLLVAAPYQDKQISTQYFSGEGIFTAILTAIYAGEVYAWLKKRNITIRLPKEVPTGVARSFEILIPVLVIVATLHPFNLFIQSVTGMIIPEAIMHLLAPLISASDSLPAILISVFICQILWFAGIHGALIVTGIMNPFWMTNLALNQAALSAGAPLPHIYLQGFWDHYLLIGGVGSTLPLAFLLLRSRAVHLRTIGRMGVVPSFFNINEPILFGAPIIMNPLLFLPFIFVPMVNAVIAYTATKLGWIAQVVSLTPWTTPAPIGASWAANWAFSPVIMCLLCMVMSAAMYYPFLKVYERTLLKQEQEKQQQAAGEASASA; from the coding sequence ATGAGTGGCCTCTATCAGTCGATGGTAAATATCATCGAGCAAAAAATTACCCCGCTGGCGGGTGTGGTGGGACAACAGCGCCACATCATCGCGATTCGTGATGGATTTATCGCCGCGCTGCCTTTTATGATCATCGGTTCATTTATGCTGGTGTTCATCTTCCCGCCGTTTGCACCGGATACCACGCTGGGATTTGCCCGCGCGTGGCTCGATTTCTCCGTTGCTTATCGTGAACAACTGATGCTGCCGTACTACCTCAGTATGGGGGTCATGACCTTCTTTATCTCGGTGGGGATTGGGGCCAGCCTTGGCAAGCACTACAAGCTGGATCCGATCATGACCGGTCTGCTGGCGCTGATGGCATTCTTGCTGGTGGCTGCGCCTTATCAGGATAAGCAAATTTCCACCCAGTACTTCTCTGGGGAAGGGATTTTTACCGCGATTCTGACCGCGATTTATGCGGGTGAAGTGTATGCCTGGCTGAAGAAACGCAACATTACGATTCGCCTGCCGAAAGAGGTGCCGACCGGCGTGGCGCGTTCGTTTGAAATTCTTATTCCCGTGCTGGTCATCGTCGCGACGCTGCATCCGTTTAACCTGTTCATCCAGTCTGTGACCGGCATGATTATCCCAGAAGCTATTATGCATCTGCTTGCACCGCTGATTTCGGCGTCGGATTCGCTGCCTGCGATTCTGATTTCGGTATTTATTTGCCAGATTCTGTGGTTTGCCGGGATTCACGGCGCGCTGATCGTCACCGGGATTATGAATCCGTTCTGGATGACCAACCTGGCGCTGAATCAGGCTGCACTGTCAGCCGGTGCGCCGCTACCGCATATTTATTTGCAGGGCTTCTGGGATCACTACCTGCTGATAGGCGGGGTCGGTTCCACGTTACCGTTGGCCTTTTTGTTACTACGTAGCCGAGCCGTTCATCTGCGCACCATTGGCCGCATGGGCGTGGTACCGAGCTTTTTCAACATCAACGAACCGATTCTATTTGGTGCGCCGATCATCATGAATCCGCTGCTGTTCCTGCCGTTTATTTTCGTGCCGATGGTTAATGCCGTCATTGCCTATACGGCGACGAAGCTCGGTTGGATTGCGCAGGTCGTTTCCCTGACGCCGTGGACGACGCCTGCGCCGATTGGGGCATCATGGGCGGCGAACTGGGCGTTCAGCCCGGTGATCATGTGTCTGCTCTGTATGGTGATGTCGGCCGCGATGTATTACCCGTTCCTGAAAGTCTATGAGCGCACGCTGCTTAAACAGGAGCAGGAGAAACAACAGCAGGCCGCAGGCGAAGCCAGCGCCAGCGCATAA